A window of Schistocerca serialis cubense isolate TAMUIC-IGC-003099 chromosome 1, iqSchSeri2.2, whole genome shotgun sequence genomic DNA:
GAGGGCGTTATATTGTAAAAATTTGTCAAGTTATATTTCCAGTTGAGACCGTGGAGCATTTGCTATGCAGGagatgttaattctcgaacatttcTATCCTTAGTCCTTACAGCCCAGTGTTAAGCCTAGAAAATATAGCGCGCTCGCACAGACTCAGATGAGCTGTCGACAAGGGCTATTTGGCAGAGCAGAGATAAAGCACTAGATTGCCGCGCGATTAGAGGGGCACGTGACGGCAGAAGACAGTTCTGCGAGCCGCATCATATGCGGCGTGGTGTGCACATTGTCTGAACAGACGTCCGCTTCTCAGAACAAACCGCAACACGGCTAAAGCTCTGCGTAGCACTTGTGTGCGGTGAGTCATTGCGAAACACTGACTGCAAGCGATATCAGTTCTCCACACAGGTATCCTAGTAATACAAACGATGGCTCTTCCGTAGTGGAACAAATATGCTTTTCCTGTAAGCAGTTCAGATTTCCTTTTCCAGTTTCCCAGCAAAGAAGGTTGGACGATTATGGACCCTCACAAAAATGCTTATGAGTATTAACTTCTAATAGTCAGGGTTGACAGTCATGAAGAATATTCGCCGGTGAACGGAAAAATCATTTGTTTCACAAATGCAGTTTCGGTCTTTGCGCCATTTTCAGGAGCTGCAAATGATTTTGctttaccacatgtcacactttaAAATCCTCAGCCATGTATCCATGTCATGGTCAAAAACAAACCCTCCCACCTTACAAATACATCGGATGAGTGTGAAGCTCTGTACATAATTTTAcgtgtgacgtgtgtgtgtgtgtgtgtgtgtgtgtgtgtgtgtgtgtgtgtgtgtgtgtgtgtgggggggggggggggtgagggggggggttgTTCTGCCTTGTCGGATACCTATATCCAGAAaaaatggtgtacctcagggttccgtcctgagtgttgtcctctttgctatcgccattaaccctatcatgACCTGTCTCCCAtcaggcatctccggctccctttttgttggcgATTTcgtcatctattgcagttctccacagacctgtctctcTGAGTGGTGTTTTGATCATCTTTaatcctggagcatcgacaatggctctcacatttccactgacaaaaccgtctgtattaatttctggtggcacaaatggtttctcccaccatctttacaacttgggcctgttgcccttccattcgttgaaactccTGGGGGCTCACGCTCCTCCCCTGTATCTTACCTGGCATCTTGCTGTATGCAGTTCCTCAATGTCCTGTGGGCCCCCAAGGTACTTCCTGGGGTGGCGATCAAACCACGatcctccatttgtaccggtcccttgccATTCGAAACTCTacgatgggtgctttgtttataGGTCTGCAtccccatccctcttacgccgtcgcAACACCATCCACTAttatggcatccatttggccacaggCGCCTTTTAGGCCTAAACcatcctggttgagagtctgtatgctagAGCTGAGGAACTACCTCGGTCCTAtagccgtgactttctcctcagccgGTATGTAagtcgtttgtctgccatgcatggccacccatcctatgctgcctcctttgatgattcctttgatcaccagtatgaggctcgtccttcttctctgttacaTCCTCGAGTCTGCTTTCAGCACTTGCTAgggcagcttaacttcacattacctacacctttcatgaccTTCACGTGGAACCTCGCGATAGTACGTTTGTATACACTGGTGGTTCTTGTACTGACCGTGGGGTCAggagtgccttcatcattggcacccgtgtcttagAATATCTGCTTCCGGCATGCTGCTCAGTATTTACAACTGAGCTCTTCGCCCAGTATCAGGTCACAGAGTAAATCCGGTgatacagccttttcaattgtcacctgctcagactcactcagacTCGAAAATatatgtgcactgtacactgccaATCCGTTAGTGGAATGGGTCCAGGAAAActctcacttgctcactcttggtggaggcagtgtgatgtttctgtaggttcctggtcatgttggtctgccaaaaaacgaggctgctgccaaggctgcagttctcgtacctcagcccactagatcctatattccctctgatgatctgaGTTGCTCTCTGTGTGTtcctttggcattgccaatggtctTCCCTTCATGCTTCATGGAAATAAACTCCAGCTCTATTAAGCCTCTCCCAATGGCTTGGACCACCTCCGCTAGGTTCTCCCaccgggaggaggtaattttaattaGTCTGCGtaatgggcactgcctttttaaccATTGTATTGGCGCTACCCCACCGCTCTGTAcgcattgcgcccaagttttaactgttggctgcttcctgatggaatgcccatttttttaacCGTTTATTGTCctgcttgggtttgccatctgagttattgaccgttttagcaaatgatgcgCATGCTGttgaccacattttacttttttatctgtcaaggcaatatggcaaaggccgtttcatttttagttttggacctttgtttctgtatggtgtcttttgtaACCCTTTCTTCATGTGCCTGTTTTTATCAGCCCTCTCTTATTTCAATTGGGACTgatgtatagtcgttttttaactcctgccttcatgttctatagttttgacttgggtgcgtatGACATCAGTTGTTTCTTgctccctaaagcaaaacaaaaccatacCAAACCACATCTTTACAGTGGAAACTTCGATAATGACATTGGATGTCAGAATTCAGTTGTCTTTTCATTTGAATGATATGTCAGATCATGTAGGAGCAATGTTTTGTGCTTGACTAGCCATCTAGACAACAGCTGTTTGGCATTAACATAATCCACCTTCAGCACATCACAGGATCTCTATTAACATAGGTTGTTTATTTAGTTAAAAGATTCTCAGGGGAGCAGTCATTAATGTAACAGAGACATGTAACCTTCCCAAGAAATACTTTACTCtgaattaataattaatgttgcaTCACTGTGATTTGGTCAAATTATTGAAACTTAATCATGTAGCATATTTTGCATTTACAATAATGATCGGCAGTAAGGTTTAAAAGAACAGTCGTGTAAACAGTGAACCACTGACACACACTCAATGAGATTtggacagtaaatttgaagtgctAAACACTAAAATAAATTATAACTAATACTGAGAGACTTTTTGTTTGCTTCTTTGCTTATGTATACTGTTTTTGTTCCAGAAACAATTCGGCCTGAAAGAGAGAGTACAGCCACACCACTGCTGTCCAGTGCAGAGGAGCTGAACTCTGCAGCAGTGCTGGCGGCAATCATCATTGGTGTTCTACTGACAGTCTCACTCCTCTTCTCACTTGCTCTGCTAATAGACTGCAGAAACAGGTCTGAATTTTTCAGTGAATATTTCCATCCATAAGTTTCTTTTAATCAAGGAAAATGTTTCTCGTGTGTAAATGCATCAGTCAGAAAGGGTGATAACCATAATGATTTGGATTTTGAAATTCTCAGATTTTCTTCAAAGACAATGTATGAAATTTATTCCTTTACAAAGCACATTTGTGCACACATTCAGTTTAGCCATTGAAAACGATCTAAAACCGGTGCCCTGCTCCAAATATTTCTGAACCAAATTCATAGTATGTTCATATTATGTCCATGTAATGTCTGATGCTGATACACAAACTAATAAAATTGAGGTAAATAAAATTATCCAGAATGTTGTCCCCAAAACTGAAAACACCTTATGGAGATCATTTCATACATGAGAAACATATTAAATGTTAGTCTGTCATGTATTtcagatgtgttttttttttctctctctctttaaattCTTCAATACTCCTTCTTTCTAGTACATTTCATAGTCTCCGATTAAAAATTGGCATGCTAAGAGTTTGTACACTTTATTTTCATTGTAGTATCAAGTTTTGTTGTTTTGACAAGAAGTGGTGATGATAGCAAAGAACATACAAAATATTTGCTTCACATGAGTAATACtactaaacttcacagaagtatatatatataagaaaggttTATGCTTCCCAAATATCAGTAACACTAAATTTAATTAATGTTGTTGCAGGAAACGAGAGGCATCTAAGCATGGAACACCGAGGAAAGTACGGGTCATTAGAAAGTTACCAGTGCTTATTCCTGGTCGTAATGTGAATGGAGATGCTCTCGCCTTTGTTAACAAGATCTGCACTGAGAACTCCATGACTTCACCAGTTACATCAGTCCCACCTGTTTCATCTGCAAGAGAAGAGATCTGTTAAAGAAAAGCCATTGAACAAATCTTGAAATTGTGCTTTTCAACCAGGCAGTTTGATAAAAAGACTGAAATCAGTGAGAATTTCAGATATATTTATTATATCAGTTGATATACAGAATTTTATACATGTACATAAAATCTATATAATTGTTCCTTtatatttttaagcatttttaaaGAGATGTCTATAATATGCTAGTCATTCCTAAAGAAAATAAACTGTTTAACTTAcactaaatttgttttgttttataagtgCTCAAATGCTCAGAAAATGCTACATGTAAAGACTTGGAAATTATGACTTCTGATTTTGGTACATGCCGATCGTTAAATTAGTTCTGCCGGATGTCTAAACCAATAGGATTTTGACCAGTTTTCGACAGCATCTTTCGAGGATGACTGTTAGTCCATTGGTATTATTCTTAATTAGCTGTGATCTCAATTACACTTatgttattgaagtatatgaactGATTATGGCAATTAGTTCTACAATGAATTAACTGTGCAATTAGTATTTATTACACAAGAAATGTACAGGAAACCTCAAGCTGATTCAAGTATTAGCAGTTCATAAAAATTAAATGGTGACATACAATGTCGATCTAACTGTACATATCCTTCTTGTTCTTCACCACACAACACTAAATACTTCGTTCAAATTTTTACTGAATGAGTGTTCATTACATAACCAACCAGTACCCCACAATCTCTCTCACCAGTCACATAGTGCATCGAACACAACAGTAAGTACAATGAACAACAGATTTATGgggaaattacatatacataactATAAGTATCTCAGATTATAAAAGAAGACATGACCACTCCTTACAGACTACAAAAGAGCACAAAAGCTGTCTGTACTGGACCTCTTCCATGAGGAAAGAGAAGTATTTTCTAACAGTTACGGAATATTTCATcagttcttggaggaacatagacatattaacaacttgaatacacagtattaatgttccacaatgttGTGGAATATTAAAGCTATGCATTCAAGTACTCAGGCAGTATTTTTGTGTTACAAACACCTAAAAGGATCAGTTGCAAGGTGTGGTACACTCAGCTTACATCCAAAAGTGAAAGTGAATTACCAGTTTGGTGATATAATCAACAGTAAAACTGAGAACTGTGTTCCATCAGATGTCCTGTTTTGCTTTTAAAATTTTCAGTGGCTGTTTTTTTAGTGGGAAGGGCTGCAGTCTGTAGATTGCAGAAGAATTATGTTTCCAATCTTTTTGGAATGTTTTGCATCTCCTGCATTATACACTGAGAGGCCAGAATTACCATGTATACATAAGCACTGCCACAGTATATGGCTTAATCACTTAAACTAGTCTAGTGAAGGGTGTTTTAATTTAACTACCCTGAAAACAAGATGCCAAGCTAAGCAGCTATCTGAAAAGTTGTAATTGGCCACATATTAAGTGCAATGAAATTGTTGTTTCCATCTACCATGGTGGCAACCAACTCCATAAATTTATCATTAAATCTGTAATTAAAAGGAAGTAGCAGACTGCAGTCtgaataaatgaaaagtaacagaaataCTGCCATT
This region includes:
- the LOC126416350 gene encoding uncharacterized protein LOC126416350, whose translation is MTTLDVRASGGERGGRGWGQAGVRGEGGSQSRSDSRRVRIRSLSRRRPQTQRRPTSFSPYRHFMETQPAVMETIRPERESTATPLLSSAEELNSAAVLAAIIIGVLLTVSLLFSLALLIDCRNRKREASKHGTPRKVRVIRKLPVLIPGRNVNGDALAFVNKICTENSMTSPVTSVPPVSSAREEIC